A genomic region of Elstera cyanobacteriorum contains the following coding sequences:
- a CDS encoding OmpA family protein: MGDRGTTKHGGMRMGRLVSASLLAVLLSGCSDLGLFTNTKTADDGTYPNLGSVPARPAPRSDPAERQTARDGLAADRANARYSADPIRRPYPEGAAAAVPPDGNFPVQSNFRPTEAPPGSAPAPQPVTVQKIGEVQPSRLGMPAAPPSDPRQPAPEAPPPAPVDLVPQAASVSVPPAPAPISAAVPVPPPPPAAPLPLKSGADIDAKLQAMVAASGADPTPTTYIGAPGPSVPSLATLYFRDGSAQLDGAALSVLKQVAAIQKSRGQRLVLVGHASRRAETNDLLKRETFNQKISAARAENTRKALQRLGVKALMVTVRAAGDQAAVFDEAAPAGEAANRKVEIYLED, encoded by the coding sequence ATGGGTGATCGGGGCACAACGAAACACGGCGGGATGCGGATGGGCCGGTTGGTATCGGCATCGCTGCTGGCGGTTTTGCTGAGCGGCTGTAGCGATCTTGGCCTGTTCACCAATACAAAGACCGCCGATGACGGCACCTATCCCAATCTTGGCAGCGTGCCCGCGCGTCCGGCGCCCCGGTCGGATCCGGCCGAACGGCAAACCGCGCGCGACGGGTTGGCGGCGGACCGCGCCAATGCGCGCTATAGCGCTGATCCCATCCGGCGGCCCTATCCCGAAGGGGCGGCGGCGGCAGTACCGCCCGATGGCAATTTCCCCGTGCAATCGAATTTTCGTCCGACCGAAGCGCCGCCCGGATCGGCCCCGGCGCCGCAACCGGTGACAGTTCAGAAAATCGGCGAGGTGCAACCGTCCCGCCTGGGGATGCCCGCCGCGCCGCCGTCTGATCCCCGGCAACCGGCACCGGAAGCCCCGCCGCCCGCGCCGGTCGATCTGGTACCGCAGGCCGCGTCCGTCTCGGTTCCGCCCGCACCAGCGCCAATCAGCGCCGCCGTTCCGGTTCCGCCCCCGCCCCCGGCTGCGCCGCTGCCGCTGAAATCCGGCGCCGATATCGATGCGAAACTTCAGGCGATGGTCGCTGCCTCTGGCGCCGATCCGACCCCGACGACCTATATCGGCGCGCCGGGGCCAAGCGTTCCATCGCTGGCGACGCTCTATTTCCGCGATGGGTCTGCCCAGCTCGATGGGGCGGCGCTATCGGTGCTGAAACAGGTCGCGGCGATCCAAAAATCCCGAGGTCAGCGTCTGGTGCTGGTCGGCCATGCAAGCCGCCGGGCGGAGACGAATGACCTGCTAAAACGCGAAACTTTCAATCAAAAAATCAGCGCAGCGCGTGCGGAAAATACCCGCAAAGCCTTACAACGCTTAGGTGTTAAGGCGCTGATGGTCACCGTGCGCGCCGCGGGCGATCAGGCGGCGGTCTTCGACGAGGCCGCACCCGCCGGGGAAGCCGCCAACCGCAAGGTCGAGATTTATCTTGAAGACTAA